The Nicotiana tabacum cultivar K326 chromosome 5, ASM71507v2, whole genome shotgun sequence sequence aataataatttttgaaaacccaaatttgaattcaaagctttttaatggttgtcaatggtggaattgctgctctcttttccctCCCTCTTATATTACCGAAGGAACCCGAAATCATAACCATCAAAAGTTATTGCTGtgtatgaactttgaagatttgacttcaaTTTTGACTGGTTGTAGAAGAAAAAACCTAGATTTTGGACGTTAATGGTAGAAGGTTTCAATTGTTTTTCTGGTTTTAGCAGAGAGAATAATGGTTTGAAACATGGGTGTGTGGTGATACGTGGGTGAGGGTGTGGGGTTGGGAGAGAGAaacctggggggggggggggtggggatTTGGAGGAATATACGGTACCATAAATTTAGGAGTGATATAAGGAACAATTAATGTACAGTTAAAACACCTTATGGTATAGAATTGATAATtaggtatactaaatgtaattatatcaaatcttaaacattgagggtaatatagtttcctatatggcataggaatgtaaaaattccttttaaaaaccgatcaaatttggtttggttttggttttaatcacaaaataaccgaaaaaaaccaaaccaaaccgactagagtagttatttcaaatttattattacacatatatatatgtatatttttatacaaagtttcaaaaattttatgATGAATGTTAATCGTTTGTacttttagtacagttctttacctttacattctagtttgattggtaattttcttttgttaagtttaAGAATCCATTTCATgttacaaaaatatatttttaattgagtccttaaattattcaacaccatttgattcaattatcatcaatatatcttagtaaataatagatttctcaaagggcaattgatttgatagtgttacattgaaaatgtggtcgccggaatatgtgtttggtagtgtatgtcttatatttaaaaaaaaatcgacAAATAATCGAAAAAACCGAAAACCcaacataaaccgaatcgagaaaaaaccgacttaattagtttgatttggttctaatatttgaaaaaccaacTTACTTGGCTTGATTTATTTTTAGGGAAAACCGAACCATAAACACCCCTAGTGGTAGGCTGACAACTATGTACGGTTCTATGCTGAAAGATACACTACTTAGGATCTAGATCCTAGGATCGCAACACCTTGAAATCCACTATCTCCAGTAATCAAAATGTGCAAGGAAATTTTAAAAATTGGAGGATAGGATTTGCATTGCCACCCCTGAAATCCTACAACAGATACCAACTTTGCTCCATTTACGAgttactggaaaaaaaaaaggttttccATTTGAATATGAAGCTCAACATTACAGAATCCAacattttataacatatgaataacATGGCTAATACGGTTCCAATACAATTTGTGTTAGCATGATCACCACGAAAGTCCTGTTCCAGTTGTCAACTATCCACGACCAGCCGACCACCAAAAGCACAGATGATCGATGAATAACACAACCAAATAGAAACTGACTTACAAAACTTGCTAATTTGTTTCCAAACTGATTTCTGATAAGATTATTCAGTTTTACTGAAAAATTGAAACAACCTTTGTCATGGATCAGGTTACCCTATAGGCCTGTACAAAAGCTTCCTTTTACGGAGAGAAAAATTTGGCACCACTGGGATGCCACCCTGTAGAAAGCTACAAAAGAACGGAAAAGGTTCCGATTTCCCCTACTTGTTGTGCTTAGTCGTGAAAAAGTTGTCAATGTTTTGACAagtccaatttttatttttattttttgataaagtTGTTAAGCCCAAATTACCTATGACTTTTCCTAAAAATGTGTAAATATTACCAAAGGAACACATTAATTTGTTCATTAAGCATCATTTTATACATTCTTCTTGCTAACTGTAACATTATAGATGATTCCGTAGAACTTTCAAGGTCAATCAAAGTGGACGAGAGGGAACATTTTATTGGGGATGGATGAAACattaaaaacaagaaaatagaaTCCCTTAATATGATTCGATAAAATGCAGCAACCCACAAAATCTCCTACCAAAGTATATTCAGAATAGAAGCAATCAACCAGTCCATAAATGCTACCTACAAATGTCAATCGAGCCAGAGGACAAAATTCCATTGCACTTACACTTTGCAGAGTATAAGTGAACTAAgaatagaatttttttttaaaaaaaaacaaaattcagTTATTCATATACCCAAATTTAGCTCTACTATAGTCAAGTTTGACAAGTAATTCAAAGCATGACACGTCCATAATTAAGGTATCTCAATCATTTAAACATATAGTTTCAAAGATACTAATTTGACAACCATGATATACGCTGAGCAATAGAGTCGAATTAAAAGAAAGCAGAGCCAAATATATATTCAAATACTgatttcaacaaataaaacatctaagaaaaaagaaaatggacCATACTATAAATCATTACTACAGGGGATCAAGTCCAATCAAGCTCAAAACAGATTACCTAACGGCCCAAATACGAGGGATAGGTCACCCCTGCTGACCCAATGCCAGAGGAATCTTTTGCAGGTGTAGTTACTGTTGTCATTGCTGCTGTTCCTCCAAATGAATGCTGCCCGATTTGCGCACTCGGGTAAGTCCCTAATCCCTGCAAAGCTGGTTGTGCACCATATCTACTACCTATAACGCCCGGATTAATGCTATTTAAACCATAACCAGCACCAATCCCTGCGAACGAAGGATTAAATCCCGATGCAGCTAAACCAGCCTGGCTTAATCCCAGCATAGGATTCACTCCAAAGCCCATGTTTTGCCCCATCAAAAGGGGCAACCCGTTCATACTCGCGCCACTCAATATCCCAGGACTCATTCCAAAACCATAATTCATACTATCAATTTGCTGTATAACATGATTTGCATTACTATTAGTAGCATTCTCCACCGAATCTGAACCAGCCCCAGCGGGTCCCACGGCTGCCAGTTGGCAAGAGGTATTACGATTCCCAATCTTCTTCTGGGGCTCCTTTAAAGCCCTTTTTGCCCCGACTCGGGTTTTGAATAGCACAAAGGCGTATCCTTTAGCTCTTTGGGTAACTTTATCAGTAATCAGTTTACACTCTTCTATTTCGCCGTAGGGTTCGAAGGCAGCGTGAAGTTGGTACAAAGTTGTGTCGTAGCCGAGTCCGTGAACAAAGATTTTACGGTGAGTCGGGTCGGTATCGGCTAGGGTTTTGACCCGAGAAAGAATTGATGGGTCGTTTGAAGCGGCCGTTTTAAATAGCTGGATTATTTGGTCTTTAGTGAAAGGTTCTAGAAGTTTCCGAACACTCTGTCGCTTTGTCGCCTCGTCTTcgctctcttcttcttcttcagaagatGATGATTCGGATTCGGGTGCGGCCTCGGGTTCGTATtcagattcttcttcttcttcttgttcggAGGATGAAGATTCAAGTTCAAGTTTACGTTTTTGTTCTTCAGGTTGGAATTTTGGGGTTGAAGTTGATGATTTTCGCTTCGTGCCCATTGAAGAAAAGTGGAGATATGGAGCTCAGCTCAGTAGGGTTTTGTTTTCTGACCTGTGCTTTCGACAAATTCTGGTAGGTAATGTATATTAGCCTCTCTTatactcttttcttatttttactttttccttAAGTAAATTTCAGTTTCACCCCTAACTTCTAAGAGTTCGAAAATAACAAAACCCTTCACCTTTTGAATAGGAACTTTAACCTAGACCTGTTAGTCTGGCCGGGCTTACCCGTTTTCAACCCGCTTCAGTCCGGGTCAGCCTATTGTTGTAGCTTATAGGTGTGGGCTGAGACAGATTGGGCGGGGGCAGATTTTAGACGAACACATTTTGGATACCGGTGCACCGGAACCCACTAAGCTCGCTAACCCGTTAACGGGGCTGCAGCCCGGTATCcgttacattttttttaaaattttttttggaCCGTTGTCAATGGTCAAATTCAGAAATGACCGTTTGGGAATGGCCAGATTTTGCACAAATGGCTATTTCGGCCTCCCCCATTAAAAAAGTAGCCCTCCCATCcctaataattaaaaaattacaattttaaccttttaaaacctataaataaccccccttcttcttcattttttctcacaattcactctcttactactctaattctctcttgatattatggattattgttcttaaattctcaattacttattatttcgagtttcatcaaatatttagtttagccattacaaaattattattattattattattatcaaatatcaagtattcaagtgaagtgtggtatcaacTATTAAGTTTCGgtctatcaattgaagtttgatttTTTATATCAAAATTAGTGCGGCATCCGGAATCCTGATACACTTGTTCcctctctttctcttatttggtgtacacttattttattatttagaattattaatttaatttcttaatttaatttacataaaGGATTTACTTAGAGCAGCCAAAAAAGTGTGCACTAGTAGAGGTGGTAGTAAGAAAACTTCCAAAAGATCAAGAGGCGGTGTTGGTTCTTCaagtagctttacacatatttctgaaagttcacctgaaaatttaaatgtagattatgagcgaatgcaagaaaattatggtatagatgaTGATTTAGACGATATTTGAGATGATATTCAATTACCcgataatcttgaaacaccaccacctacacctggtaatgctagtcaaCTCAAAATATTAGGAGTGGAACAAGTAAGTCTCCCctccctattaagaagaatcgaagattaagaagtaagtgttggaatttttttgaCAGACTAgaatattaaatttttttatgtaaaatgTAGAATTTCTAATGAACTTTATAAACATGAGCCCGGTAAGGGTGGGGGAacgggtcaacttcgtaggcaTACAGAAGAGCTCCACCCTCTTGATTCGAGAGTAGATGAGGGAGATGGGCAACAAAAACTTAACCCGAGTACTGGGGGTTAATGGGTAAATACGATATTAAGAAAGATCaggaagaattagctaaaatgattgttttaagttgtttatcttttagttttgcttcttcaccgtatcttgttacttatattcaaagaatttataaccctttgtttaaatgtattcctagaagtacttgtagagctgatatctttaggctttttggacaatatcaaacatatatacgttatttgttCGTCAATCTTTCTTGTAGAGTTTCccttacttctgatattggtcgtgatgtaaatgaaaatgattatttgactgttacatgccattggatagatggtaatttttgtatgcaaaaacaTATTATTGCTTTTTAAATATGATGgagatcaaagtcatactggtgcatttataagtaatacgATCCATaaagttgctatattttataatcttgcaGAAATTTTTTTGTGTATATCATTTGATAATGCTTTTAACAATAATgctgctattacaatattaaaattgcatctacacccaccactttctgaaatatttcatgttagatgtgcatgtcatatttataacttgattgtgaagagtggccttgaattatttagagatgaaATCACTTTAGTTAGGAGAGTTGTTGTAATTGTAAagattttaaatcaatttattatcatattttattatataaataatcattaattgcatcacaaattaTGATGCTTTTATCATCTAACTTCATTATTTATATccatattaatttttaaatatttttggtgcatttattataattacatttatattttaaggctaaaattgcacattttgcaataatagcccatatacaCTTATAACTACTTTATTTATGCAAaacataattttttatatttttatagtaTTGAATAATTGTTTCTAACCATTTttatgcacaaataatatttttattattttatttatcattttaacaaattattttattaactAATAATGGGTATTTAATTAATAGCCCTAAATCCCTCCTATTTTCTGACCTAGGCTACCCAAACCAGCCCAAATACCCGCCCCGACACCTAAAAGGCCTAACCCAATAACCCCAGCCCAAAACCAATGACCCAATTACTCCAACCTGGTCGCGACCCATTTAACCAACCCCTCCCCTCTCCCGCTCACTTgctaaatcctggccgttgatctcctAAGATCAACGACCCCTGTTAACCTACCCCTTTTAATATTAACCTTCAAACCCTAATCCCCCCATTACCTCTCACCCACTATCACCAAACTCTCTCGACTCCCTCCCTTATGAAGAATCTTAACCCTAGCCGTCACACCCCAAATCCCCTCTCCTAATCCCTCTTCTAATGGGATTTCCTTCCTATTTACTTACCATATCTGTATATTTTTGCTACTGGTTGATTCTCTATGGTatcacttagtacttgcctaaacatggcaagtactacTGCTATGATTCTGTCTATTTCTTGAATCTGGATGATATTCTGTCTACACACTTTTATTCTATACCGTGTGAGTGTGATTCTGTCTATATTTTGATTATTCTGACTTACCCTAAAACTATAGTTCACAGATTTTCTTCAAAACGAACCATAATTGGTTCGAGTCCTTCATTTTGGCTGTTTTCTTGTCTATATTCATCCTATTATGTGTGAGTTTTATTTTCCTTGTTTAGATTATGCTGATTTCTTTTCACTTGCCTTAAGAGTTGAAATTTTCAGATCTTGTTTTCTTAATCATTTCGACTCACTGATTATGGTGCTATTTGTGTCTCTATTCATCTTTGTGTGTGAATATTCTATCAATATTTTGTtttcctaaaattagggtttgctTATTTCCTTTTCCCTAAATCCGATTTTATTTGATGatacttccttatttatttgctcgatctctgtcactatataaacccctcccctttCCCCTTTAGGACAGACCTAGAATCACTGTAATCTCACTGAGAAACTTAAGATTTGGCTATGTGTTCTCTTTGCTGTCTCGTTCTATCTCTGggtttggccggctgaaagccaagaccAAATATTCTGGGTTATTGACTATTGTAGTATTATTCTTGCTTTCCCCTCCTAACTGGTGAGTTACTGTATCTTTGCCATTTTATTCTTATGCATTTGTGACCTGTGTCTAGGATCCAATGTGTTTAAAGTTTATTTTTGAGCATGATTCTGTTAATTCCATGCTTGTTCGAGTCCCTTTAGTTCTCTAATTAACACTGTTAGTTTTGAGACTGTTTGTTATGAATAATATGAATCCTCTTAGGTGTTTAGCTTAATACCTTCAAATTTATTTCCTGTATGCAGTCTTGTTAATTTTGCACTTGTCTTGAACTTTTAGTAATCTCTTAGGGTAACACTAGAATATCTATAAGTTCACTTGTTCTAAGTTTTTCTTGATATGTTTGATCAGTGCTGAGTCCTTTCCTGTCACTTATGTGCCTTGATAATGTGTTTTCTAGCATGTCTTTAATCCATACTCTTTCAAGTAATTGCTTAACTCTAGGGTACTTATCAAATTTATGCTTTCTTGCTATGTTTAAATACTATTTGTTAGTAAGCATAACTTGTCCTTAATACCAGCATGTACACTTATCCTAATTAGACCTTTCAGGCTTTAACTTATTAAGTACTATGCATTTGTACATGAAGAACTTTGCAAATCTTGCCAACTTGTTTTCTTAGATCTTTCAATGTAATTCTACATATGTGTTCGAGTCTTGCTGTCCACTACCTTGTGTTCTGAACTCTGTTATGTTTTCTTCCTAAAATCAAGTAGGTCATTTTAAAAATCCGCCCCTTAGCCATTGCCTCCTTTTATGTGCTGCTTATGCTATCATGAATCCCCATTATTAGGTCCTTTAGGTTCTGTCCTTGACCTCCCCAGtgtgagacccttgtgaactctaacacactCGGGTTTGGTTCCTAATCTCCTTTGAACTGTTTCTAAGCATTTTTTCTCTAGTgagagcactgccctgggttctcgaagcccttgggaactctaacacactagaTATTTGGGTTCTATGCGCTATGGGTGAATTATTCACCACTGGTTATTGTGTATCTATGAAAATGAGCTTTGGAGATGTTATGGGTTGAAGGCCTGGATTGTCCATGTGTATTTGGGCTTGTTGTTGGCTCTTGATAGTTTTATTTATTCTGAAATTCATTCATTAACTTGGTCTGTATTAATTATGTAATAACAATtctggggtatttagtaaaattgggaagggcttcttattttcatttgcaAAGTCGGTAGAAATCCTGTATATAAGGTCTTTATTTGTGCTGTTGATTCTGCTTATAAGTTCCATATTATATTATTGTTTGTTAGAAATCCTACATATAGGTCCTATATTATGTTTATAtgctagaaatcctgcctataggactaaCGCTGTGATCTGTTAGAAATCCTACCTTTAGGTGTATCAATTTGCCCAATAATTTTGTGTTAGCAACCATGCCCATAGCATCAATACTTGGCTTAATCATGTGTGCAAATTATTTCTTGCATACTAGTTAATTATAGAAACTATGTGTACATGGTTAAAATTAGTTTaattctagaaatcatgcctatagtattaaaatcagtttaactctAGAAATCATGCCCATAGGGTTAAAATCAGTTCACTTGTAGAAATCCTGCTCATAGGGTTAAAATTAGttcaattatagaaatcatgcctataggattaaattAAATGATTCTGAATGTGCTTCTGTGATTATCACTGTTAATCACCTAGCCTATAGGATTAAACAAATAACGCTGGCCATATTCGTGTGATTTGTTTAAACGCCCAGATACTACGCTAagctaaaatcagtaggcaaatatATAGGTAGGACCTAATACTCTCATTAAAAAATTGATACTATGTACGACCGCCTGCTTGTTCAACATCGCATAGATATCCTGCCTGTAGGACCTTATGATTAATAAAACATGCTAATCagttgcgtgcatttgttgtttatatGAGAAGGCTAATTTGAGCCCAAATCTGTCTTTATTTGAAAAATCCTAATTGTTTTGTATGTCTCCTAGTATTTTACAATTTTGAGCAACTTAGGTCGAGTCTAGAACCATCCTAAATAGAGGTCCCAATGCCTCCAAGACcataggtaagggacgggtagtgcacgcataggacacgaTTTAGAACTGACTAGAGCGTTTTAGATAAAAACTCAAAGATAGTAATCtggtagtaggagatgatagtttgtacCCGCTGAAAAATATGAATAACACCCTCGTCTTgggggagttacgaagtattatttatgttgcacggggtcatcctataggctaaaaaacttaggatatTTCCCTCACTTTCtttagactaattcacataagttatgttcgaccgggacccaccattgtagaccttgagggtgcctaacaccttcccctcaaggtaatttgagcccttacccgatctctagTGATGCAAACTGGCAGAATCTGAGTTATTtgctataggtgccctaacgcaccttaattcgttaggtggcgactctcttaaCCAattcattttcccttctctcaaAAGGAGTTCTCAAATATCGAAACCCGCTTTCAtaagaaaaaggggcgcgacacggctccagaatgagttttggatgatttcaacaactttgtatgatgattttggacttaggtgtgcgTCTGGATTTGaacttggaggtccgtagggtaatttgagccTTTTCGgcgaagttggaaaagttgatgtttggaaaatggagaagtttgacccatagttgacttttgtattatcggagtcggaatgcgattctgagagttAGAACAGCTCCGtcttgtcatttgggacttgtctgcaaaatttggcgtcattccgagttggtttgatcTGTTTCGGCATAAGTTttcaaagttggaagatttgaaagtttataGTTCAATTCATGGTATGATTCGtattttcggcgttgtttgatatgTTTTGAGACCTTGAGCGAGTCCATGTTAGATTATAGAACTTGTTGTGTGTGTAGACGGTTTCCCGggtgcctcgggtgtgttttggacgAGTTTCAGATGTTTTGCATGGTTTTGGAACATGTCTAATttttggtgttttcgcacctgtgaCCTTGGAGTGCAGGTGTGACTCCTCTTCTGTGTGATCCCAGCCGCTTTTGCGGTCATGAAGGCCTGGGAGCTTGCTCGCTTTTGCGGAGGCTGGCATGCAGGTGTGAtgatcgcttctgcggtctaGCGATCGCACATGCGGAGAAATCTCGCTCCTGCGATTTCCCTTTCGCGTCTGCGGTGCCGCTAATGCGGCTGTATATCTGCAAATATGGTCCCTGTCTTGAATTGATTTACtcgtcgtactttgtattattgccatttttgttgttgcacttgttgtggtgatgtacgaggtttctgtcgtgctgtaactgttatttctattggttgcgctgcatatttactttgggactacggaacggtatcccggtagatccccctgttctgtatatttactttgggactacggaacggtattccggtaaatccccctgcacatttacgtttgggactacataacagtattccggtagatccccctgcacatttatatttgggactaagGGACGGCATCCCAGTAGATCCCCATGttctgtatatttactttgagactacggaacagtattctggtagatccccatgcacatttacgtttgggactacgggatggtaacctgggagatcccctattaTTATCACTGAATTCTGAGCTATTGCTTTTCATTGGTCCTATCCCTGCAAAAATTATACGTGTTGTCCATTCTATCCCTTACGCTTACTAGCTGGTATGAATTATGTtcggacacttgcacaagcatatacGTGGCTAAGTACCCTTATCGGATAGAAGGCTTCTTGATATTGCTGAGTATAGACGCACACCCTCGTTTACTTGTCTtccatgtgagaatggctctatttggcacatgagttgtcagtACGATTTTGAGGTGTGATGAGGGTACAAgctgccaagtgttagggttcaagtATTGAGTATTGAGACCCGTATTatatgattatgagatgaggtgtcacatggtgacttatattcgaaggatatttatttggaaagattatattcgaaaggtatttatcttgaaagaactatttttgaaatatatatatatatatatatttgaaggaagtatatttcaaaatatttttttatcacttgaaggatttgactaattgaTTGAAGTTTGTTGGCTAAGAACAAATGTGAAAACTGCCATAATTGCTAAGTTATGACTTGTCTTTACCCTATTTGTGATTTCAGATTTGGGTTGTATTTCCGTTTACTTTTTTGTGTTCTCATTATGGTGTTTCGTTTTTACTtgttgatttctttccttattgaaATCACTGTATTGTTAGCCACATCGCGCAGTCTTTATATAGATATctgttgttcctatacttatacttgttcagtttattagaccagtaggtgtcttgactgtttctGTCACTACTCCATCGAAGTTAGTCTTTATACTTACTGGGCATCGCTGTGGTgtgcttatactacacttctgtacatttgttttgtgcagatccaggtattgttcGATAGTAGCTGTGTAGATTCTTgccgaggagactcaaggtaaccctgctgctgcgttcgcaggcttcggagtcaccttcctattttgtattcacactgttgtacttatttccatacaGTTGTGTTTAGAAATTGTAGCGAAACTCTATagaacttatgacttgtaccgCCGGTTTTGGAAAGATGTAAATTctataaatttttttatattgaGACTGTTAGACTTCTTTATTATGGTTGATATTCAGTAAagattaggcttacctagttcctaagactaggtgccatcacgaaatccaacggaggggaaattgggtcgtgacaccttctTTGCGGATGATTCCGGACACTTGCATTTGAAGCCTTGATCATCAGTCAACTCCATATGATATTTGGATTTAAATTTCTAAATATCATGAATTATATTacggaaaagggtcaaatatCTCCTTATACTATTTACAAAGGTCTAATATTACCCTCCATTATACTATCAATCCAAATATACCCCCAATGTCATACTATCGGTCCAAATATATCCCTGATATCATGAAAG is a genomic window containing:
- the LOC107821518 gene encoding UBP1-associated proteins 1A, with translation MGTKRKSSTSTPKFQPEEQKRKLELESSSSEQEEEEESEYEPEAAPESESSSSEEEEESEDEATKRQSVRKLLEPFTKDQIIQLFKTAASNDPSILSRVKTLADTDPTHRKIFVHGLGYDTTLYQLHAAFEPYGEIEECKLITDKVTQRAKGYAFVLFKTRVGAKRALKEPQKKIGNRNTSCQLAAVGPAGAGSDSVENATNSNANHVIQQIDSMNYGFGMSPGILSGASMNGLPLLMGQNMGFGVNPMLGLSQAGLAASGFNPSFAGIGAGYGLNSINPGVIGSRYGAQPALQGLGTYPSAQIGQHSFGGTAAMTTVTTPAKDSSGIGSAGVTYPSYLGR